A genomic stretch from Aedes albopictus strain Foshan chromosome 2, AalbF5, whole genome shotgun sequence includes:
- the LOC109419551 gene encoding vitamin K-dependent protein C-like: MNRFFALYAVALVVLLAQETLQSRTKIRRSVSQSNRKYQCGARKRQVEGLITNGSNTKVGEWPWHGALFHRKNRRSREYKCGATLIHQNFVITASHCVVDRDSGYEVSARYVTVDFGYVQLFRPSSYGQSHAVQEIFVHPKFAKDSNKHDVAILSLKTAVIFSDYVLPICLQLTRSDTNIHDIVGKQGVVVGWGLTEDDETSTDLKLANVPVVDYAECLETDPDLFGSLIYPGMFCAGSRDGTSVCNGDSGGGMYFNNGRRWILRGITSFSDAREDGSNKCDVNNYAGFVNVQYYASWIFQTVQGVDVQDAAELLDATENTRSMIVNVFLNALQHNCLNISSSRMSTSTTLRRLCA; this comes from the exons ATGAACAGGTTTTTTGCGTTGTACGCAGTAGCGCTAGTTGTGCTGTTAGCACAAGAAACCTTGCAATCCAGAACCAAAATTCGTCGTTCCGTGTCCCAGTCCAATCGAAAATATCAGTGCGGTGCTCGGAAGCGACAAGTCGAGGGCCTCATAACAAATGGATCCAACACGAAAGTTGGTGAGTGGCCCTGGCATGGAGCCCTTTTCCATCGGAAAAATCGTCGTTCAAGGGAGTACAAGTGCGGAGCTACGTTGATCCATCAGAACTTTGTGATCACCGCTAGTCACTGCGTCGTGGATCGAGACAGTGGCTATGAGGTTAGCGCCAGGTATGTCACGGTTGACTTTGGATATGTGCAGTTGTTCCGGCCCTCCAGTTATGGGCAATCACATGCGGTTCAGGAGATCTTCGTTCATCCGAAGTTTGCAAAAGACAGCAACAAGCATGACGTAGCGATATTGTCTTTGAAAACCGCAGTGATTTTCAGTGATTACGTGCTCCCCATCTGTTTGCAGCTTACCAGGTCTGACACAAACATACACGATATCGTCGGAAAGCAGGGTGTGGTTGTGGGTTGGGGGCTAACGGAGGATGATGAAACTTCAACAGATCTTAAGCTGGCGAACGTACCCGTGGTGGACTACGCGGAGTGTCTGGAAACCGACCCGGATCTATTCGGTTCGTTGATTTATCCGGGCATGTTTTGCGCCGGGTCCAGAGACGGAACGAGTGTATGCAACGGTGATAGCGGAGGAGGAATGTACTTCAATAATGGAAGGAGGTGGATTCTGCGCGGGATCACATCTTTTTCTGATGCACGGGAAGACGGCAGCAATAAATGTGACGTAAACAACTATGCTGGCTTCGTAAATGTTCAGTACTATGCTTCTTGGATATTTCAAACAGTGCAGGGCGTGGATGTTCAAG ATGCTGCGGAACTGCTCGACGCCACGGAGAATACAAGATCGATGATAGTGAACGTATTTTTAAACGCATTACAGCATAACTGCTTAAACATATCGTCAAGCAGGATGAGCACGAGCACCACCTTGAGGAGATTATGCGCTTAA